The nucleotide sequence TATTAAAAAATGAGCTTGGTCTGTAAATCCTGTAAACTCCAGTCCCACCTTTTTTCCATAATAAACTAAAGCTGAAAAGTTAACGTGAGAAGTAATATCCTGCAGTCCAATATTCTCGTAAAAGTTTTCGTTATAGGTGTGTTTGTAGTAGCATAAAAGAGTCCCTTTCATTCTGTATGGTTTATACAACTCTTTAGAAGGATAGCCATAATCAACAGTAAAAACAAAACCTTTTTTTAGGTTTTGTCCTATCTTTTGTATTAAATCTTTTGCAATCAAATTAACTTCCGTTGTCATACCTTCTGGAATGTCTATTTTTAACTCTTTTAAATAGTTTAAAATATTCTCGCCAGCTTCTCTAAAATCTTCTATAATTTCTCCATCTACTTCATTTAAATAAACTTCGTATATTCTTCCGTTTTTCTTTTTTATAAGATGGACAGGTAAAGCGTCAAAAAGTTCGTTTGAGTAAATTATACCTTCAACTTCTTCTAAATCTTCAATGTTTTCCAGCCATCTAACGTTAAAACTGTCTAATATTTTTTTCTGATTTTCAATATGAAAAGGAGATTTTTCAACTGAGATAAATTCAAGATTTTCATAAAACTCGGGATAATTAGATTTTATTTCATTTAAAACGTCAAAAGCTAAAATACCTT is from Sulfurihydrogenibium subterraneum DSM 15120 and encodes:
- a CDS encoding class I SAM-dependent methyltransferase — its product is MKLSGKKELIEIILNDIKKRGGISFKDFMDYALYYPSLGYYTSDKEKIGGYGDFFTSSELDPVFGQLLSKQFNEIYLNYFKGQKIKLVEIGSGKGILAFDVLNEIKSNYPEFYENLEFISVEKSPFHIENQKKILDSFNVRWLENIEDLEEVEGIIYSNELFDALPVHLIKKKNGRIYEVYLNEVDGEIIEDFREAGENILNYLKELKIDIPEGMTTEVNLIAKDLIQKIGQNLKKGFVFTVDYGYPSKELYKPYRMKGTLLCYYKHTYNENFYENIGLQDITSHVNFSALVYYGKKVGLEFTGFTDQAHFLINLGLGDVMIKLQEKGDSKSFERINRLKTLILPKGMGEKFKVLVQHKNITNPTLSGLKLLPPQNDRYKIEDF